In one Staphylococcus lutrae genomic region, the following are encoded:
- the leuS gene encoding leucine--tRNA ligase produces the protein MNYKHQEIEKKWQTYWLENKTFKTEDHIGQKKFYALDMFPYPSGAGLHVGHPEGYTATDILSRYKRMQGYNVLHPMGWDAFGLPAEQYALDTGNDPAEFTKRNIQTFKRQIQELGFSYDWDREVSTTDPDYYKWTQWIFIQLYKKGLAYIDEIPVNWCEALGTVLSNEEVIDGVSERGGHPVVRRPMKQWVLKITEYADRLLEDLETLDWPESIKDMQRNWIGRSEGAKVTFNVEGMDASIEVFTTRPDTIYGATFLVVSPEHALVDQFVSAEQADIVKQYQQEAAKKSDLERTDLAKEKTGVFSGAYAIHPFSGEQVPIWIADYVLSSYGTGAVMAVPGHDERDYEFAKTFDLPVVSVIAHDDDTPYFTGDGPHIHSGELNGLQNKEAVVKAIALLEEKGLGEKQVNYKLRDWLFSRQRYWGEPIPIIHWEDGSMTTVPENELPLLLPKTDEIKPSGTGESPLANIDSFVNVVDPETGMKGRRETNTMPQWAGSCWYYLRYIDPKNDQMLADPEKLKHWLPVDLYIGGVEHAVLHLLYARFWHKVLFDLGIVPTPEPFQKLFNQGMILGEGNEKMSKSKGNVVNPDDIIRSHGADTLRLYEMFMGPLDASIAWSENGLDGSRRFLDRVWRLFVNENGGLVDKVVDVDTPALQTVYHQTVKKVTEDFESLNFNTAISQLMVFINESYKANQISRAYAEGFVKMLAPIAPHLGEELWSILGHDTTITFEPWPSFDPALLEEDIVEIVIQVNGKLRAKIEIPKETTPAEMETIALKNDNIKSAIEGKEIKKVIAVPQKLVNIVAK, from the coding sequence GTGAATTATAAACATCAAGAAATCGAAAAGAAGTGGCAAACGTATTGGTTAGAAAATAAAACTTTTAAAACAGAGGATCATATTGGCCAAAAGAAATTTTATGCATTAGATATGTTCCCTTATCCCTCTGGTGCAGGGTTGCACGTGGGTCATCCAGAAGGATATACTGCAACGGACATCTTATCTCGTTATAAAAGAATGCAAGGATACAATGTTTTACATCCAATGGGCTGGGATGCCTTTGGTCTTCCAGCCGAGCAATATGCATTGGATACGGGGAACGACCCTGCTGAGTTTACAAAGCGTAATATTCAAACATTTAAGCGTCAAATACAAGAATTAGGTTTTAGTTACGATTGGGATCGCGAGGTCAGTACGACAGATCCAGATTATTATAAATGGACACAATGGATTTTTATCCAACTGTACAAAAAAGGATTAGCCTATATTGACGAAATTCCTGTCAATTGGTGTGAAGCATTAGGCACAGTTTTATCTAATGAAGAAGTCATCGATGGCGTATCAGAACGCGGGGGACATCCTGTTGTGCGCCGGCCTATGAAACAATGGGTACTTAAAATTACTGAATATGCCGATCGTTTGTTGGAAGATTTAGAGACTTTAGATTGGCCTGAATCTATTAAAGATATGCAACGGAATTGGATTGGTCGCTCGGAAGGGGCAAAAGTGACGTTTAACGTTGAAGGAATGGATGCGTCGATTGAAGTTTTTACGACACGTCCAGATACGATATATGGCGCAACTTTCCTCGTCGTCAGTCCTGAGCATGCATTGGTCGATCAATTTGTATCGGCTGAGCAAGCGGATATCGTGAAACAATACCAACAAGAAGCGGCTAAAAAATCAGACTTGGAACGTACAGATTTAGCGAAAGAAAAAACAGGTGTCTTTTCAGGGGCATATGCGATACATCCGTTTTCGGGTGAACAAGTGCCGATTTGGATTGCAGACTATGTGCTTTCTTCATACGGTACAGGTGCTGTTATGGCGGTACCGGGGCATGATGAAAGAGACTATGAATTTGCGAAGACATTCGATCTCCCAGTCGTATCAGTCATCGCTCATGATGATGATACACCTTATTTCACAGGTGATGGTCCACACATTCATTCAGGCGAACTCAATGGACTTCAAAATAAAGAAGCGGTTGTTAAAGCAATCGCGTTATTGGAAGAAAAAGGATTAGGGGAGAAACAAGTCAATTACAAATTACGAGATTGGCTCTTCAGCCGCCAACGTTATTGGGGTGAACCGATTCCTATTATTCATTGGGAAGATGGTTCAATGACGACAGTTCCTGAAAATGAATTGCCGTTATTATTACCTAAAACTGATGAAATCAAACCATCTGGAACTGGAGAATCTCCATTAGCGAACATTGATTCATTTGTCAACGTCGTCGATCCAGAAACCGGGATGAAAGGGCGTAGAGAAACGAATACGATGCCACAATGGGCTGGAAGCTGTTGGTATTATTTACGTTATATTGATCCTAAAAATGATCAAATGTTAGCAGATCCTGAAAAGCTTAAGCATTGGCTGCCCGTTGATCTTTATATCGGTGGCGTTGAACACGCGGTATTACATTTATTATATGCTCGTTTTTGGCATAAGGTCCTCTTTGATTTAGGGATTGTTCCCACACCAGAGCCTTTCCAAAAATTATTTAATCAAGGTATGATTTTAGGTGAAGGTAACGAGAAAATGAGTAAATCCAAAGGTAACGTTGTCAATCCTGATGATATTATTCGTTCTCATGGTGCGGATACATTACGTTTATATGAGATGTTCATGGGACCTTTGGATGCATCAATCGCTTGGAGTGAGAATGGTTTAGATGGTTCACGTCGTTTCTTGGATCGCGTTTGGCGACTATTTGTCAATGAGAACGGTGGTCTCGTGGACAAGGTGGTGGATGTTGACACACCAGCATTACAGACGGTGTATCATCAAACTGTAAAAAAAGTGACAGAGGATTTCGAATCGCTTAATTTTAATACGGCAATTAGTCAATTAATGGTCTTCATTAATGAAAGCTATAAAGCGAATCAAATTTCCAGAGCTTACGCAGAAGGTTTCGTGAAAATGTTGGCACCCATTGCGCCACATCTTGGCGAAGAACTGTGGTCTATTTTGGGTCACGACACAACGATTACATTTGAACCTTGGCCAAGCTTTGATCCAGCGCTATTAGAAGAAGATATTGTGGAAATTGTCATTCAAGTCAATGGTAAGCTTCGTGCCAAAATTGAGATTCCAAAAGAAACGACTCCGGCAGAAATGGAAACCATTGCATTGAAAAATGACAATATAAAATCTGCAATTGAGGGTAAAGAAATTAAGAAAGTGATTGCAGTACCTCAGAAATTAGTGAATATTGTTGCGAAATAA
- the dat gene encoding D-amino-acid transaminase, with product MTKVLINESFIEESEAKVAYNDRGYNFGDGIYEYIRIYDNKLFTAKEHFERLLRSASEIGLDLNHTVESLTALVRELAEINNVTNGGVYIQVTRGTAPRDHAFPTPAVEPVLTGFVKSYDRPFKALEEGVSVVTTEDIRWLRCDIKSLNLLGNVLAKEYATKYNATEAIQHRDGIVTEGASSNVYAIKDQVVYSHPANNLILNGITRQVIKWVCEDDQITFKDEAFTVDFLKGADEVFISSTSVEVMPVVKIDGEPVKDGQVGPLTRQLQKGFEKYIRSHSH from the coding sequence ATGACAAAAGTATTGATTAATGAAAGTTTTATCGAGGAGAGCGAAGCAAAAGTCGCATATAATGATCGTGGTTACAATTTTGGCGATGGTATTTATGAATATATCCGGATTTATGACAACAAATTATTTACTGCAAAGGAACATTTTGAGCGCTTACTGAGAAGTGCAAGTGAAATTGGTTTGGATTTGAATCATACAGTTGAATCTTTAACGGCATTAGTCCGTGAACTTGCTGAAATAAACAATGTGACAAATGGGGGCGTTTATATTCAAGTGACACGTGGAACAGCGCCTCGTGATCATGCATTTCCAACGCCAGCTGTTGAACCTGTGCTGACAGGATTTGTCAAATCATACGATCGTCCTTTCAAAGCACTTGAAGAGGGGGTTTCAGTTGTAACGACCGAAGACATTCGTTGGTTGCGTTGTGACATTAAAAGTTTGAACTTGTTGGGCAATGTTCTGGCGAAAGAATATGCTACGAAATATAATGCAACAGAAGCGATACAACATCGGGACGGTATTGTTACAGAGGGTGCCTCTTCAAACGTTTATGCGATAAAAGACCAAGTTGTTTATTCACATCCTGCTAACAATTTGATTTTGAATGGGATTACAAGACAAGTGATTAAATGGGTATGTGAAGATGATCAAATTACATTTAAAGATGAAGCTTTTACTGTAGACTTTTTGAAAGGTGCGGATGAAGTCTTTATTTCTAGTACTTCTGTTGAAGTAATGCCAGTTGTTAAAATTGATGGCGAACCTGTAAAAGATGGACAAGTGGGTCCATTAACGCGTCAGTTGCAAAAAGGATTTGAAAAATATATTCGTTCCCATTCTCATTAG
- a CDS encoding NAD(P)/FAD-dependent oxidoreductase — MYETIVIGGGPSGLMAAISASQNGQSVLLLEKKKGLGRKLKISGGGRCNVTNNLPYAEIIKHIPGNGKFLYSPFTIFDNQSIIEFFESRGVPLKEEDHGRMFPVSDQSQDVLNVLIRELKQNQVIVKEEQTVISVTKPSSHHFEVHLQNGHIEQAKSVIIATGGASVPQTGSTGDGYRFAKAFGHEITTLFPTEVPITSQAPFIKNQRLKGLSLKNVGLSVLKKNGKKRITHQMDIIFTHFGISGPAALRCSQFIHHEQKNQKRQNIQMQIDAFPEINEETLKHQILQRLKAEPDKHIRNALKGLIEERYLTFIIEEAAIPLEMTYHHLSTQQLTQLAHLFKTFTFEVNGTLPLDKAFVTGGGVSIKEIVPTTMASKITPGLYLCGEVLDIHGYTGGYNITSALVTGYVAGYSASLSNSTQSQQ; from the coding sequence ATGTATGAAACTATTGTTATCGGTGGTGGACCCAGCGGATTAATGGCCGCTATTTCCGCAAGTCAAAATGGACAATCCGTCTTACTGCTCGAAAAAAAGAAGGGGCTCGGACGAAAGCTCAAAATTTCCGGTGGTGGGCGCTGTAACGTCACAAATAATCTACCTTATGCAGAAATCATTAAACATATCCCTGGCAACGGTAAATTTTTGTATAGCCCATTCACAATTTTTGACAACCAATCCATTATAGAATTTTTTGAATCTCGTGGCGTACCATTGAAAGAAGAGGATCACGGACGGATGTTCCCTGTCTCTGATCAATCTCAAGATGTCCTCAATGTACTTATTCGCGAATTAAAGCAAAATCAAGTCATCGTTAAGGAAGAACAAACGGTGATATCTGTAACCAAACCCTCATCCCATCATTTTGAGGTTCATTTACAAAACGGCCATATTGAACAAGCCAAATCGGTCATTATTGCAACGGGTGGTGCGAGCGTGCCACAAACCGGATCAACAGGTGACGGCTATCGTTTTGCCAAAGCATTCGGCCATGAAATCACGACACTCTTCCCGACAGAGGTTCCAATTACATCACAGGCGCCTTTTATTAAAAATCAGCGTCTCAAAGGATTGAGTCTTAAAAATGTCGGCTTATCTGTATTGAAGAAAAACGGTAAAAAAAGAATCACACATCAAATGGACATAATCTTTACACATTTTGGGATTAGTGGACCTGCAGCATTGAGGTGCAGTCAATTTATTCACCATGAACAGAAAAATCAAAAACGACAAAACATTCAAATGCAAATTGATGCCTTTCCTGAAATCAATGAAGAAACACTTAAACATCAAATTTTACAACGATTAAAAGCCGAACCCGATAAGCACATTAGAAATGCATTAAAAGGGCTGATTGAAGAACGTTATTTAACCTTTATTATCGAAGAAGCCGCAATACCTCTAGAAATGACATATCACCATTTAAGCACACAACAATTGACACAACTCGCACATCTATTTAAAACGTTTACTTTTGAAGTGAATGGGACACTACCGTTAGACAAAGCATTTGTCACTGGAGGCGGTGTGTCAATAAAAGAAATCGTCCCAACAACGATGGCATCGAAAATTACACCAGGGCTCTATCTATGTGGTGAAGTTTTAGATATTCATGGTTATACTGGGGGCTATAATATCACAAGTGCACTCGTCACAGGTTACGTTGCAGGATATTCTGCAAGTCTGTCCAATTCAACACAATCACAACAATAA
- a CDS encoding putative polysaccharide biosynthesis protein — translation MSENKELVRGTFLLTLSILITKVLGIIYIIPFYRIIGGAGNLAPFNYAYGPYNIAIAVATAGVPLAASKYVAKYNALGAYRVSQKLYQSSFIVMSITGILGFIALYLLSPAIASVTIANNTDQNAGWTVDQITAIIRTISFVVIFIPVLATWRGVFQGYKSMGPTALSEVTEQIARIIFILLGSYLVLNVFNGSVLLANGIATFGAAIGAIAGILTLWWYWIKRRKGIHEMVASDHTGIDVSYSKMYLEIISYSIPFVIVSLNFPLFMIVDQLTHNNALEMAGVGANLQGIYFTMLNMTTNKIVMIPTSLAAGFAISLIPFITKTYEKGDYQEMHRQIRTSLGVLMYITVPASLGIMALAVPLYTVFYEYSMDGSRLLFYYAPVAILISLLSVTASMLQGIDKQKLTVFIIIGSVVLKLILNMPLIIAFETAGAILSTAIALTFAIICNLLVLKKYAYFKFHTTLLDVCKILLYGLIMMIIVELIYFGLQFVISPASHVGALVITVICALVGMIIYGVITMKTRLADRFLGEIPNKIRRKVGFL, via the coding sequence ATGAGTGAAAATAAGGAATTAGTCAGGGGAACATTTTTGCTAACATTGAGTATTTTAATTACGAAGGTGTTAGGTATTATTTATATTATCCCATTTTATCGGATTATTGGAGGAGCGGGTAATCTTGCACCTTTTAACTATGCGTATGGACCATACAATATTGCCATCGCTGTCGCAACAGCAGGTGTACCACTTGCTGCGTCAAAGTATGTCGCAAAATATAATGCGCTAGGTGCTTATCGAGTGAGTCAGAAGTTATACCAATCCAGTTTTATTGTTATGAGTATCACAGGGATTTTGGGCTTTATTGCACTTTATTTATTATCACCAGCAATTGCTTCGGTGACGATTGCGAATAATACGGATCAAAATGCAGGTTGGACGGTTGACCAAATCACTGCGATTATCCGAACGATTAGTTTTGTAGTCATTTTCATCCCTGTTTTAGCCACGTGGAGAGGTGTGTTTCAAGGTTATAAGTCAATGGGTCCGACTGCATTGTCAGAAGTTACTGAACAAATTGCACGTATTATATTTATTTTGCTAGGCAGCTATCTTGTATTAAATGTATTTAACGGCTCAGTATTATTGGCGAATGGTATTGCGACATTTGGTGCTGCAATTGGTGCGATTGCAGGTATTTTAACGTTATGGTGGTATTGGATAAAACGTCGCAAAGGTATCCATGAAATGGTTGCTTCTGATCACACGGGGATTGATGTGAGTTATTCTAAAATGTATTTAGAAATCATTTCATATAGTATTCCCTTTGTCATTGTAAGTTTGAACTTTCCGCTGTTTATGATTGTGGATCAATTAACACATAATAATGCGTTAGAAATGGCAGGGGTTGGCGCCAATTTACAAGGCATTTATTTTACAATGTTGAACATGACAACGAATAAAATTGTGATGATTCCAACTTCTTTAGCTGCAGGTTTTGCGATTAGCTTAATCCCATTTATTACAAAGACCTATGAAAAAGGGGATTATCAGGAAATGCACCGCCAAATCAGAACATCTTTAGGTGTATTAATGTACATTACAGTGCCTGCGAGTTTAGGGATTATGGCATTGGCAGTTCCTCTATATACCGTTTTTTATGAGTATAGTATGGATGGGAGTCGTTTACTGTTTTACTATGCACCTGTCGCGATTTTAATTTCCTTATTAAGTGTTACGGCTTCTATGCTACAAGGTATTGATAAACAAAAATTAACCGTTTTTATTATTATAGGTTCAGTTGTGCTGAAATTGATTTTGAATATGCCGCTGATTATCGCTTTTGAAACGGCAGGTGCGATTTTAAGTACAGCCATTGCTTTAACATTTGCGATTATTTGCAATCTATTAGTGTTGAAGAAATATGCGTATTTTAAATTCCATACCACTCTATTAGATGTGTGTAAAATATTGTTATATGGTCTGATTATGATGATTATCGTTGAACTCATTTACTTCGGCCTTCAGTTTGTCATTTCACCAGCAAGCCATGTTGGTGCGCTCGTGATTACAGTAATTTGCGCGCTTGTCGGCATGATAATATATGGTGTCATCACTATGAAAACGCGCTTGGCAGATCGATTTTTAGGTGAAATTCCTAATAAAATCAGACGTAAGGTTGGCTTTTTATAA
- a CDS encoding pseudouridine synthase, which produces MRIDKYLAQMGQGTRSEVKVSIKKGKVLCNGQIIKSPKVQIEPEHDVIEVDGIHIPYEPFVYIMMNKPQNVVSATTDDIHTTVIDLIDGFDHLELFPVGRLDKDTEGLLLITNDGQFSHNLMSPHKHVSKKYWVQTQFHIKPSDVRRFAEGITLKEGQLQPAQLEILDLLNTAYVTIKEGKYHQVKRMFHAVENEVIALKRVAIGNLILDETLKPGEYRKLTDTEWQLLQS; this is translated from the coding sequence ATGCGCATTGATAAGTATTTAGCACAAATGGGTCAAGGGACGCGTTCTGAAGTGAAAGTTTCGATAAAAAAGGGTAAAGTGCTGTGTAACGGTCAAATCATCAAATCTCCTAAAGTACAGATTGAACCGGAACATGATGTCATAGAAGTGGATGGGATACACATTCCATACGAGCCTTTTGTTTATATAATGATGAATAAACCTCAAAATGTGGTGTCCGCGACTACAGATGACATCCATACAACAGTAATCGATTTAATTGATGGGTTCGACCATTTAGAATTATTTCCTGTTGGCCGATTAGACAAAGATACTGAGGGATTATTGTTAATCACCAATGATGGTCAATTTAGCCATAATCTGATGAGTCCGCATAAGCATGTATCGAAAAAGTATTGGGTGCAAACACAATTTCATATAAAGCCAAGCGATGTGAGACGTTTTGCTGAAGGAATCACTTTAAAAGAAGGTCAATTGCAACCTGCTCAACTGGAAATATTAGACCTATTGAATACGGCTTATGTCACAATAAAAGAAGGCAAATACCATCAAGTCAAAAGGATGTTTCATGCAGTCGAAAATGAAGTGATTGCATTGAAAAGAGTGGCAATCGGTAATTTAATTTTAGATGAAACGCTGAAGCCCGGGGAATACCGGAAATTGACTGACACGGAATGGCAATTATTACAATCCTAA
- a CDS encoding YtxH domain-containing protein produces the protein MAKSGKLFKAILGIGGAVAAVVLSNKQNRENLKQEYQKYKENPDDYKKRAQQKAAQVGETAAQEFNKVKEDPKAYLNEAKEDPKAFFSNKKEQLLNGEQRDDELEKREAQFDGEGGGNPSNNLHVETKETLKNK, from the coding sequence ATGGCAAAATCAGGCAAACTATTTAAAGCGATTCTAGGTATTGGAGGCGCCGTTGCAGCAGTGGTCCTCTCAAATAAGCAAAATCGCGAAAATTTAAAACAAGAGTATCAAAAATACAAAGAAAACCCAGATGACTATAAAAAAAGAGCCCAACAAAAAGCAGCACAAGTTGGTGAAACAGCTGCACAAGAATTTAATAAGGTGAAAGAAGATCCCAAAGCCTATTTAAACGAGGCTAAAGAAGATCCCAAAGCATTTTTTAGTAATAAAAAAGAGCAATTATTGAATGGCGAGCAACGTGATGACGAATTAGAGAAAAGAGAAGCGCAATTTGATGGCGAAGGTGGCGGAAACCCGTCTAACAATTTGCATGTCGAAACGAAAGAAACATTGAAAAATAAATAG
- the ltrA gene encoding group II intron reverse transcriptase/maturase, with translation MYRKSPSLMALVVRPHNIEKAIKKVKKNNGAPGIDGMKVSELNAHFAQYFSQIKQKLLDGSYKPQAVRKVEIPKPNGKMRVLGIPVARDRVIQQAIKQVIEPGIDRTFSNHSHGFRPNRSTGTALKQCAAYYEEGYKIAVDCDLKQCFDMLNHDKLMYLFERHVQDKSISTFIRRSLQVGAIDLSGEVAERKIGAPQGGVISPLLCNIYLHELDKELEKRGHRFVRYADDFVIFVRTKRAGERVMSSVTKFIEKQLKLVVNEDKSKVGAVSRLKFLSCLITKVNGVCRFRPTTEAKRNLIRALRKITKRNRPGTFKEIIAEINQVTRGWINDFGRGFIRGFIETTQSWLNRRLRQLILKRWKRVRTKYKMLRQYGLDHRSAMKIAQSRKKYWRLSNTYEVHRALTTKQLYKWGLIPLTQLAELAYARY, from the coding sequence ATGTATCGTAAGTCTCCATCTTTGATGGCGCTTGTTGTAAGACCACACAACATAGAAAAAGCAATCAAGAAGGTTAAGAAGAATAATGGAGCTCCTGGAATTGACGGCATGAAAGTCAGTGAACTGAATGCTCACTTTGCGCAATACTTTTCACAGATAAAACAAAAACTGCTTGATGGGTCATACAAACCCCAAGCAGTCCGAAAAGTTGAGATTCCCAAACCAAATGGGAAAATGCGTGTGCTTGGTATTCCTGTCGCTAGAGACAGAGTGATACAACAAGCGATTAAACAAGTGATTGAACCTGGCATCGACCGAACATTCTCAAATCATAGCCACGGTTTCAGACCTAATCGTAGCACAGGAACAGCACTTAAGCAATGTGCTGCCTACTATGAAGAAGGTTATAAAATAGCCGTAGATTGTGACTTGAAACAGTGCTTTGACATGTTGAATCATGATAAGCTCATGTATTTGTTCGAACGTCATGTTCAAGATAAGTCAATTTCCACATTTATCCGTAGAAGCTTACAAGTCGGTGCCATTGACCTATCTGGCGAAGTCGCAGAAAGAAAGATAGGTGCACCACAAGGGGGCGTTATCTCTCCCTTACTCTGTAACATCTATCTACATGAACTGGATAAAGAACTCGAAAAGCGTGGACATCGTTTCGTACGATATGCAGATGACTTTGTCATCTTTGTACGTACAAAACGTGCAGGTGAACGCGTAATGTCGAGTGTCACGAAATTCATTGAAAAGCAACTGAAGTTGGTTGTCAATGAAGATAAAAGTAAAGTAGGAGCAGTTTCACGTTTAAAGTTCTTGAGTTGTCTAATCACCAAGGTAAATGGGGTTTGTCGTTTCAGACCGACTACGGAAGCAAAAAGAAATTTAATACGCGCCTTAAGGAAAATAACGAAACGAAATAGACCCGGTACTTTTAAAGAAATTATCGCTGAAATTAACCAAGTGACGAGAGGTTGGATCAATGACTTTGGTAGAGGTTTTATCAGAGGATTTATTGAAACCACGCAATCTTGGCTAAACCGCCGACTTAGACAACTCATTCTTAAACGGTGGAAAAGAGTAAGAACGAAATATAAGATGTTGCGCCAATATGGTCTTGACCATAGAAGTGCAATGAAAATCGCACAGTCTCGCAAGAAATATTGGCGGTTATCAAACACGTACGAGGTTCATCGTGCACTTACAACAAAACAACTCTACAAGTGGGGGTTAATACCATTAACCCAGCTTGCAGAGTTGGCTTACGCAAGATATTGA
- the pepV gene encoding dipeptidase PepV, whose amino-acid sequence MWREKVKEYETQMVEDLKGLLSIKSVRDDAAATEDAPVGPGPKAALEYMYRLAERDGFNTFDTDHIAGRIEIGKGEALFGILGHVDVVPAGDGWDTDPFEPVETDDRIIARGTLDDKGPTIAAYYAVKILSDMNVDWKKRIHIIIGTDEESDWQCTNRYFKTEEMPTIGIAPDAEFPLIHGEKGITTFNITQQTLTLDEDEPEIELKRFNSGERYNMVPDVAEADILVKENMTDTIQRFEAFLNTHELNGAHEVDSGILKLTVYGKAVHGMDPSIGVNAGLYLLHFLNTLNLNQSAQSWTAFGEKYLFESHFGEKMGMKFHSEAMGDLTTNIGIVRYNAEQGGRFGINLRYPEGFDFEAAIAQFTTEIQDQGFDIEQLKVQAPHFVDPEDPFVQKLLTAYRNQTGDMSPSYTIGGGTYARNLDKGVAFGAMFEDSEDLMHQKNEYITKKQLFNATSIYLEAIYSVCVEE is encoded by the coding sequence ATGTGGAGAGAAAAAGTAAAAGAATATGAAACGCAAATGGTCGAAGATTTAAAGGGACTTTTATCTATTAAATCAGTGCGTGATGATGCAGCAGCTACCGAGGATGCACCTGTCGGACCGGGACCGAAAGCAGCACTTGAATATATGTATCGACTTGCTGAACGAGATGGTTTCAACACGTTTGATACGGATCATATTGCAGGACGCATTGAAATAGGAAAAGGTGAAGCATTGTTTGGTATTCTAGGTCATGTTGATGTCGTACCAGCCGGTGATGGTTGGGATACGGATCCATTCGAACCTGTCGAAACAGATGACCGCATCATTGCACGTGGGACGCTAGATGATAAAGGTCCAACAATTGCGGCATATTATGCAGTGAAAATTCTTAGCGACATGAATGTAGATTGGAAAAAGAGAATACATATTATTATAGGAACTGATGAAGAGTCTGATTGGCAATGTACAAATCGTTATTTCAAAACCGAAGAAATGCCAACGATTGGTATTGCACCAGACGCTGAGTTTCCGTTAATTCATGGTGAAAAAGGAATTACAACATTCAATATCACGCAACAAACATTAACGCTAGATGAAGATGAACCAGAAATTGAGTTAAAACGTTTTAATTCAGGAGAAAGATACAATATGGTTCCAGACGTGGCTGAAGCAGATATTTTAGTGAAGGAAAATATGACGGACACGATTCAACGTTTTGAAGCGTTTTTAAATACGCATGAATTAAATGGGGCGCATGAAGTGGATAGCGGTATTTTAAAATTAACCGTTTATGGTAAAGCCGTACACGGTATGGACCCGTCAATCGGTGTCAACGCAGGTTTGTATTTACTACATTTCTTGAACACTTTAAATCTCAACCAATCTGCGCAATCTTGGACGGCATTTGGTGAAAAGTATTTATTTGAATCTCACTTTGGTGAAAAAATGGGTATGAAGTTTCATTCGGAGGCTATGGGAGATTTAACGACAAATATCGGTATTGTCCGTTATAATGCAGAGCAAGGTGGTCGTTTTGGAATTAACTTACGTTACCCAGAAGGCTTTGATTTTGAAGCTGCGATTGCACAATTCACTACCGAAATTCAAGATCAAGGCTTTGATATTGAGCAATTAAAAGTACAAGCACCGCATTTTGTAGACCCAGAGGATCCGTTTGTCCAAAAACTACTGACAGCTTATCGCAACCAAACGGGTGATATGAGCCCTTCATATACCATTGGTGGTGGAACCTATGCACGTAATTTAGATAAGGGTGTTGCTTTTGGGGCGATGTTTGAGGATTCAGAAGATTTAATGCATCAAAAAAATGAATATATTACGAAAAAACAATTGTTTAATGCAACAAGTATTTACTTAGAGGCGATATATTCAGTTTGTGTGGAGGAGTAA
- a CDS encoding rhodanese-like domain-containing protein, whose translation MKEISVDELKQRVLSSEPTHIIDVREDDEVAMGMIPDAEHIPMNEIPQRVDDFNPNTTYYIVCAGGVRSAKVVTFLNENGIDAVNVEGGMHAWGDEGLEYKRI comes from the coding sequence TTGAAAGAGATCAGTGTAGATGAATTGAAGCAACGTGTTTTAAGCTCAGAGCCAACCCATATCATTGATGTACGTGAAGATGATGAAGTGGCGATGGGAATGATTCCTGATGCAGAACATATTCCAATGAATGAAATTCCTCAACGTGTAGATGATTTCAATCCAAACACGACGTATTATATTGTATGTGCAGGTGGAGTGAGAAGCGCTAAGGTCGTGACGTTTTTGAATGAAAATGGGATTGATGCAGTCAATGTAGAAGGTGGCATGCACGCCTGGGGTGACGAAGGTTTGGAATATAAGCGAATCTAG